In Meleagris gallopavo isolate NT-WF06-2002-E0010 breed Aviagen turkey brand Nicholas breeding stock chromosome 2, Turkey_5.1, whole genome shotgun sequence, the following are encoded in one genomic region:
- the TRIM35 gene encoding tripartite motif-containing protein 35 isoform X1 — protein sequence MLPAAARGAHRSARRRARCKRCHPSASSPASAMENEANSPSSSLATLVSPSTAPFKEELLCPICYEPFREAVTLCCGHNFCKGCISRSWEHRNHACPICKETSNFDDLRVNHTLNNLVEMILREEGWRQGHPPALCPLHHEEANLFCLDDKELVCFACQGSKQHEGHKMRPVQETAMDFRACDGPEGVSPPQAKLKNMETSLQDKVKDFGAVHRSYESISKHNKVEAKRLEEQIKREFEKLHEFLRDEEKALLSQLQEEKQHKHSLIESKMKQLAENSQAVRSEARQLQADLEEDDYTFLKTHKNRKRRIACTAEEPEAVPLGMLIDSAKYLGSLQYNVWKKMLNIITVVPFSFNPNSAAGWLSVSEDLTSVTNGSYRLLVENPERFTSAPCILGSRGFSTGFHTWEVDLGGITNWRVGVAQLRGGIHWTFHHDARSGFWYIYRLPGMNSKMCQASNMARSVVALGDLVRIRVELDCDEGELSFYNADCKTHIFTFHEKFGGTVFPYFYVGGTPVGATPEALRICPLRIRIHEDVPV from the exons ATGCTGCCGGCAGCTGCTCGCGGTGCGCACCGATCGGCGCGGCGCAGGGCTCGCTGTAAGCGCTGCCACCCGTCCGCATCGTCCCCGGCGAG CGCCATGGAAAATGAAGCCAACTCCCCGTCCTCCAGCTTGGCGACTTTGGTCTCACCCTCCACGGCTCCCTTCAAGGAGGAGTTGCTGTGCCCCATCTGCTACGAACCCTTCCGGGAGGCGGTGACACTGTGCTGCGGTCACAACTTCTGCAAAGGCTGCATCAGTCGCTCCTGGGAGCACCGGAACCACGCCTGCCCCATCTGCAAGGAAACCTCCAACTTTGATGACCTCCGCGTCAACCACACGCTCAACAACCTGGTGGAGATGATCCTCCGAGAGGAAGGGTGGAGACAGGGTCATCCGCCAGCCCTCTGCCCCCTGCACCACGAGGAAGCCAATCTGTTCTGCCTGGATGACAAGGAGCTGGTGTGCTTCGCCTGCCAGGGCTCCAAACAGCACGAAGGGCACAAGATGAGGCCGGTGCAGGAGACGGCAATGGATTTCAGG GCTTGCGATGGTCCTGAGGGCGTCTCCCCCCCGCAGGCCAAGCTGAAGAACATGGAGACCTCCCTGCAGGACAAGGTGAAGGACTTTGGGGCTGTGCATCGCTCCTACGAGTCCATCTCCAAACACAACAAG GTGGAAGCCaagaggctggaggagcagATCAAGAGGGAATTTGAGAAGCTGCACGAGTTCCTGCGGGATGAGGAGAAGGCGCTGCTGTCGCAGCTGcaagaggaaaagcagcacaaacacagccTCATTGAGAGCAAGATGAAGCAGCTGGCGGAGAACAGCCAGGCGGTGCGCAGCGAAGCCCGACAGCTCCAGGCTGACCTCGAGGAGGACGACTATACCTTCCTCAAG ACCCACAAGAACCGTAAGCGCAG GATTGCCTGCACGGCTGAGGAGCCAGAGGCTGTGCCTTTGGGGATGCTCATCGATTCTGCCAAGTACCTGGGCTCACTGCAGTACAACGTGTGGAAGAAGATGCTGAACATCATCACTGTTG TCCCCTTCAGCTTCAACCCCAACTCGGCAGCAGGATGGCTCTCGGTGTCCGAAGACCTGACCAGCGTCACCAACGGGAGCTACAGGCTGCTGGTGGAGAACCCCGAGCGCTTCACGTCGGCCCCCTGCATCCTGGGTTCCCGTGGATTCTCCACCGGCTTCCATACTTGGGAAGTAGACCTGGGTGGCATCACGAACTGGAGGGTCGGGGTGGCCCAGCTGCGTGGGGGCATCCATTGGACCTTCCACCATGACGCGCGTTCTGGGTTCTGGTATATCTATCGCCTTCCTGGGATGAACAGCAAGATGTGCCAGGCGTCCAACATGGCTCGCtcggtggtggcactgggggaccTGGTGCGTATCCGCGTCGAGCTGGACTGCGACGAAGGCGAGCTCTCCTTCTATAACGCCGACTGCAAGACGCACATCTTCACCTTCCATGAGAAGTTTGGAGGCACCGTCTTCCCCTATTTCTATGTAGGGGGCACACCAGTGGGTGCAACACCTGAGGCGCTGCGCATCTGTCCCCTCCGCATCCGCATCCATGAGGATGTCCCTGTGTAG
- the TRIM35 gene encoding tripartite motif-containing protein 35 isoform X2 — translation MLPAAARGAHRSARRRARCKRCHPSASSPASAMENEANSPSSSLATLVSPSTAPFKEELLCPICYEPFREAVTLCCGHNFCKGCISRSWEHRNHACPICKETSNFDDLRVNHTLNNLVEMILREEGWRQGHPPALCPLHHEEANLFCLDDKELVCFACQGSKQHEGHKMRPVQETAMDFRAKLKNMETSLQDKVKDFGAVHRSYESISKHNKVEAKRLEEQIKREFEKLHEFLRDEEKALLSQLQEEKQHKHSLIESKMKQLAENSQAVRSEARQLQADLEEDDYTFLKTHKNRKRRIACTAEEPEAVPLGMLIDSAKYLGSLQYNVWKKMLNIITVVPFSFNPNSAAGWLSVSEDLTSVTNGSYRLLVENPERFTSAPCILGSRGFSTGFHTWEVDLGGITNWRVGVAQLRGGIHWTFHHDARSGFWYIYRLPGMNSKMCQASNMARSVVALGDLVRIRVELDCDEGELSFYNADCKTHIFTFHEKFGGTVFPYFYVGGTPVGATPEALRICPLRIRIHEDVPV, via the exons ATGCTGCCGGCAGCTGCTCGCGGTGCGCACCGATCGGCGCGGCGCAGGGCTCGCTGTAAGCGCTGCCACCCGTCCGCATCGTCCCCGGCGAG CGCCATGGAAAATGAAGCCAACTCCCCGTCCTCCAGCTTGGCGACTTTGGTCTCACCCTCCACGGCTCCCTTCAAGGAGGAGTTGCTGTGCCCCATCTGCTACGAACCCTTCCGGGAGGCGGTGACACTGTGCTGCGGTCACAACTTCTGCAAAGGCTGCATCAGTCGCTCCTGGGAGCACCGGAACCACGCCTGCCCCATCTGCAAGGAAACCTCCAACTTTGATGACCTCCGCGTCAACCACACGCTCAACAACCTGGTGGAGATGATCCTCCGAGAGGAAGGGTGGAGACAGGGTCATCCGCCAGCCCTCTGCCCCCTGCACCACGAGGAAGCCAATCTGTTCTGCCTGGATGACAAGGAGCTGGTGTGCTTCGCCTGCCAGGGCTCCAAACAGCACGAAGGGCACAAGATGAGGCCGGTGCAGGAGACGGCAATGGATTTCAGG GCCAAGCTGAAGAACATGGAGACCTCCCTGCAGGACAAGGTGAAGGACTTTGGGGCTGTGCATCGCTCCTACGAGTCCATCTCCAAACACAACAAG GTGGAAGCCaagaggctggaggagcagATCAAGAGGGAATTTGAGAAGCTGCACGAGTTCCTGCGGGATGAGGAGAAGGCGCTGCTGTCGCAGCTGcaagaggaaaagcagcacaaacacagccTCATTGAGAGCAAGATGAAGCAGCTGGCGGAGAACAGCCAGGCGGTGCGCAGCGAAGCCCGACAGCTCCAGGCTGACCTCGAGGAGGACGACTATACCTTCCTCAAG ACCCACAAGAACCGTAAGCGCAG GATTGCCTGCACGGCTGAGGAGCCAGAGGCTGTGCCTTTGGGGATGCTCATCGATTCTGCCAAGTACCTGGGCTCACTGCAGTACAACGTGTGGAAGAAGATGCTGAACATCATCACTGTTG TCCCCTTCAGCTTCAACCCCAACTCGGCAGCAGGATGGCTCTCGGTGTCCGAAGACCTGACCAGCGTCACCAACGGGAGCTACAGGCTGCTGGTGGAGAACCCCGAGCGCTTCACGTCGGCCCCCTGCATCCTGGGTTCCCGTGGATTCTCCACCGGCTTCCATACTTGGGAAGTAGACCTGGGTGGCATCACGAACTGGAGGGTCGGGGTGGCCCAGCTGCGTGGGGGCATCCATTGGACCTTCCACCATGACGCGCGTTCTGGGTTCTGGTATATCTATCGCCTTCCTGGGATGAACAGCAAGATGTGCCAGGCGTCCAACATGGCTCGCtcggtggtggcactgggggaccTGGTGCGTATCCGCGTCGAGCTGGACTGCGACGAAGGCGAGCTCTCCTTCTATAACGCCGACTGCAAGACGCACATCTTCACCTTCCATGAGAAGTTTGGAGGCACCGTCTTCCCCTATTTCTATGTAGGGGGCACACCAGTGGGTGCAACACCTGAGGCGCTGCGCATCTGTCCCCTCCGCATCCGCATCCATGAGGATGTCCCTGTGTAG
- the TRIM35 gene encoding tripartite motif-containing protein 35 isoform X3, with product MENEANSPSSSLATLVSPSTAPFKEELLCPICYEPFREAVTLCCGHNFCKGCISRSWEHRNHACPICKETSNFDDLRVNHTLNNLVEMILREEGWRQGHPPALCPLHHEEANLFCLDDKELVCFACQGSKQHEGHKMRPVQETAMDFRACDGPEGVSPPQAKLKNMETSLQDKVKDFGAVHRSYESISKHNKVEAKRLEEQIKREFEKLHEFLRDEEKALLSQLQEEKQHKHSLIESKMKQLAENSQAVRSEARQLQADLEEDDYTFLKTHKNRKRRIACTAEEPEAVPLGMLIDSAKYLGSLQYNVWKKMLNIITVVPFSFNPNSAAGWLSVSEDLTSVTNGSYRLLVENPERFTSAPCILGSRGFSTGFHTWEVDLGGITNWRVGVAQLRGGIHWTFHHDARSGFWYIYRLPGMNSKMCQASNMARSVVALGDLVRIRVELDCDEGELSFYNADCKTHIFTFHEKFGGTVFPYFYVGGTPVGATPEALRICPLRIRIHEDVPV from the exons ATGGAAAATGAAGCCAACTCCCCGTCCTCCAGCTTGGCGACTTTGGTCTCACCCTCCACGGCTCCCTTCAAGGAGGAGTTGCTGTGCCCCATCTGCTACGAACCCTTCCGGGAGGCGGTGACACTGTGCTGCGGTCACAACTTCTGCAAAGGCTGCATCAGTCGCTCCTGGGAGCACCGGAACCACGCCTGCCCCATCTGCAAGGAAACCTCCAACTTTGATGACCTCCGCGTCAACCACACGCTCAACAACCTGGTGGAGATGATCCTCCGAGAGGAAGGGTGGAGACAGGGTCATCCGCCAGCCCTCTGCCCCCTGCACCACGAGGAAGCCAATCTGTTCTGCCTGGATGACAAGGAGCTGGTGTGCTTCGCCTGCCAGGGCTCCAAACAGCACGAAGGGCACAAGATGAGGCCGGTGCAGGAGACGGCAATGGATTTCAGG GCTTGCGATGGTCCTGAGGGCGTCTCCCCCCCGCAGGCCAAGCTGAAGAACATGGAGACCTCCCTGCAGGACAAGGTGAAGGACTTTGGGGCTGTGCATCGCTCCTACGAGTCCATCTCCAAACACAACAAG GTGGAAGCCaagaggctggaggagcagATCAAGAGGGAATTTGAGAAGCTGCACGAGTTCCTGCGGGATGAGGAGAAGGCGCTGCTGTCGCAGCTGcaagaggaaaagcagcacaaacacagccTCATTGAGAGCAAGATGAAGCAGCTGGCGGAGAACAGCCAGGCGGTGCGCAGCGAAGCCCGACAGCTCCAGGCTGACCTCGAGGAGGACGACTATACCTTCCTCAAG ACCCACAAGAACCGTAAGCGCAG GATTGCCTGCACGGCTGAGGAGCCAGAGGCTGTGCCTTTGGGGATGCTCATCGATTCTGCCAAGTACCTGGGCTCACTGCAGTACAACGTGTGGAAGAAGATGCTGAACATCATCACTGTTG TCCCCTTCAGCTTCAACCCCAACTCGGCAGCAGGATGGCTCTCGGTGTCCGAAGACCTGACCAGCGTCACCAACGGGAGCTACAGGCTGCTGGTGGAGAACCCCGAGCGCTTCACGTCGGCCCCCTGCATCCTGGGTTCCCGTGGATTCTCCACCGGCTTCCATACTTGGGAAGTAGACCTGGGTGGCATCACGAACTGGAGGGTCGGGGTGGCCCAGCTGCGTGGGGGCATCCATTGGACCTTCCACCATGACGCGCGTTCTGGGTTCTGGTATATCTATCGCCTTCCTGGGATGAACAGCAAGATGTGCCAGGCGTCCAACATGGCTCGCtcggtggtggcactgggggaccTGGTGCGTATCCGCGTCGAGCTGGACTGCGACGAAGGCGAGCTCTCCTTCTATAACGCCGACTGCAAGACGCACATCTTCACCTTCCATGAGAAGTTTGGAGGCACCGTCTTCCCCTATTTCTATGTAGGGGGCACACCAGTGGGTGCAACACCTGAGGCGCTGCGCATCTGTCCCCTCCGCATCCGCATCCATGAGGATGTCCCTGTGTAG